From the Terriglobia bacterium genome, the window TCTTCTCCATCGCCCTGGGCCTGCTGCCCGTCTCCGGGCGCGGCGGCCCGCTCTCTTTCGTGCTCCCCGCCGCCACACTGGGCGCGGCCCTTGCCGCCATCCTCACGCGCATGGTGCGCGGCGCCATGATCGAAGAGCTTTCCAGCGACTATGTGCGCACCGCACGCGCCAAGGGGCTCCCGGCGCGCGCGGTCCTCTTCCGCCACGCCTTCCGCAACGCCCTGATCCCCATCGTCACCATCCTTGGGCTGCAGTTCGGCACCCTGCTCGCCGGCGCCATCGTCACCGAATCCATCTTTGCCTGGCCGGGCATCGGCCGCCTCACCGTCCAGGCCATCTCCTCGCGCGACTATCCGCTGCTGCAGGGTTGCATCCTGCTCATCGCCGTTTCCTACGTCTTCGTGAACCTGCTCACCGACTTGCTCTACGCTGTAGTGGATCCCCGGGTGCGCCTGCAATGAGCGCCCCGGCCGCAGTGCGCAACTTTCTTCGCCACAGCCTGCTCGGCCGTCTGGGCTTCGCCGCCGCCGCCCTGCTGTTGGCCGCCGCGCTGCTCGCTCCGTGGATCGCTCCGGCGGATCCCGCGGCGCAGAATCTTGCGGCGCGCCTGGAATCTCCCGGGGCAGGGCACTGGATGGGCACGGACGAACTTGGCCGGGACATCACTGCCCGCGTTCTCTACGGCGCGCGCATCTCGCTCTTCGTCGCCGTCTGCGTCGTCTGCGGATGCGGGCTGACCGGCCTGGCCATCGGGATGCTATCCGGTTACGCCGGCGGCTGGTTCGACCGCATCGTCAACGTCGTCCTCCTCAACGCCTTTCTTTCCTTTCCCGGCGTGCTCCTGGCCATCGCCTTCGCGGCCTTTCTCGGCCCGGGCATCGGCAAGGTCATCCTCGCGCTGGTTATAACGGGCTGGGCGGGCTACGCCCGTTTGGCGCGCGCCCAGGTGCTGAAGGTCAAAGAACTCGAGTACGTCCTGGCCGCGCGCTCGCTGGGCGCTTCGCATGCGCGCCTGCTCCTGCGCCACCTCCTGCCCAATATCCTTCAGCCCATTCTCATTCAGGCCACCATCGGCATGGCCGGAGCCATCCTCGCCGAATCCACGCTGAGTTTCCTGGGCCTGGGCGTCCTCGCCCCCGTACCCAGCTGGGGCGCCATGCTCAACGACGCCCGCAGCCATCTCTTCGACGCCCCGCACATGGTGGTCTTTCCGGCGCTCGCGGTGATGACCGCGGTTCTGGCCTTCAATCTTCTCGGTGATGCCTGGCGGGACTGGCTCGACCCGCGCACCCGCGCCCACTTGCAATCCCTGGACCTCGCCCGGTAGCCCAAGAGAAATGCGGACAAGAAGCCGTCTCCATTTGGGGAGACAACGCAGCAGGTACCGTCAGTTCGAGCGCAGGGCGTTCTCTGTGCTTCGGACGGGTTTGCGGAGTGAGAGCACTCGCTTCGATTCTTGTAATTGGGAGAGGACCTTCTGAAGCATCCGCGCTGGACCGTGCGGATACCTGCTCCTTTGAGGAGCGCCCTACGAAATAGCCAGCGTCACCGCGGCGCCGCGGCCCGCCGCCAGCACCCGCGCCGCGCTATTCTTGTTCACCGCGATTTCGATATATCCGCTCGACCCGATGATGGCCACCGGCTCGTTCGGTTCGCCCTGCGCGAAGTTGGCCACCAGGCGCTTGACGTCGCGCTCGTTCACCTTCATCTGCACCGCGGCGGACTTCAGTATTCCTTCGGGAAGGTCCGCGGTCGTGAGGTTGGTCATCAAGTTGCCGAAGTGATCCACTTTCAGGATCACGCCCTTCATCAGCCCGTTCTCCGTCTTGGGCTTGGGCAGGGAGAAGCGCTTGAAGTCCGTGATCTCGTCGCCCATGCTGGCCGGCAGCCAGGTCTTGGAGAGCCATCCGGCCACCGGCGCGAAGACGTCGCGTCCGTGAAACGTCTGACTGATGGGGTGGAGAAAGTAGTGCTCGGCGGTGAGCATGCGCACGACCACGTCGTCGTTTTGCTCGTAGACGATGGAGAGCACGCCATTGTCCGGCGCGATGAAGTATTGCGAAGCAGCCCGCACCAGCAGCGGCCGGCGCTCCGTGCCCACCCCGGGGTCCACGATCACCACGTGAATGGAGTGCGGAGGGAAGAAACGGTAAGCGGAGGCGATGGCCAGCGCCCCGTCCAGCACGTCGAAGGGCGCCACGGCGTGCGTGATGTCCACGATCGTCGCGTCCGGATTCACGTTCAGAATCGCGCCCTTGATCGTGCCCACAAGATGTTCGCTGGTGCCGTAATCGGTGGTCAGCGTTATGATCGGATGCGCCACGTCTGCTCCCGCTCCGGGGACCCGCTGAACTTTCCAGGCGGATGAGCTGTTTCCCGGCAATCGTTAACGCTAATGGAGCGCTCCAGCTCCGTCAAGATACCGCTGGCGTCCTGCTGTGCAATCGCCAACAGCCCGCGAAACTCGCCCGCTTCCGGGGCGCGCTGCGCAACGAATTTCGCGTTGCTTTTTTCGCCTTTCTTCCTCCGCCGGCGAGCAAACTCGGCTTGTCAGTCCGTCCCGGTTTTGCTACGGTAAGTACCAGAGCGGGCGTCGTACAATGGCAGTATAGAAGCTTCCCAAGCTTCGGACGTGGGTTCGATTCCCATCGCCCGCTCCAGAAATCTCGATGATTCGATTGCTCTTGCCCTGACAGGAAGGGAATTACGCTGCCGCTGCTTGCGCATCGCTCATCCGCGTGGCGGGCCGCGGCATGGTCGCGAAAGCCAGGGCGATGATCCCGGTCAGGCTGAGGA encodes:
- a CDS encoding ABC transporter permease, yielding MSAPAAVRNFLRHSLLGRLGFAAAALLLAAALLAPWIAPADPAAQNLAARLESPGAGHWMGTDELGRDITARVLYGARISLFVAVCVVCGCGLTGLAIGMLSGYAGGWFDRIVNVVLLNAFLSFPGVLLAIAFAAFLGPGIGKVILALVITGWAGYARLARAQVLKVKELEYVLAARSLGASHARLLLRHLLPNILQPILIQATIGMAGAILAESTLSFLGLGVLAPVPSWGAMLNDARSHLFDAPHMVVFPALAVMTAVLAFNLLGDAWRDWLDPRTRAHLQSLDLAR
- a CDS encoding ABC transporter permease; this translates as MTRHLFQRFLLALPALWLVLTMVFLLIHIVPGDPVEQMLGEGAAPGELAQLRHSLGLDQPLHVQYARYLRQLAHGDLGQSLKFQAPVRRILFERYPATLELAFLALLICAAIAIPAGVLAAHRRGRAADRAVGLFTLLGLAVPNFALGPLLILLFSIALGLLPVSGRGGPLSFVLPAATLGAALAAILTRMVRGAMIEELSSDYVRTARAKGLPARAVLFRHAFRNALIPIVTILGLQFGTLLAGAIVTESIFAWPGIGRLTVQAISSRDYPLLQGCILLIAVSYVFVNLLTDLLYAVVDPRVRLQ
- a CDS encoding SAM-dependent chlorinase/fluorinase produces the protein MAHPIITLTTDYGTSEHLVGTIKGAILNVNPDATIVDITHAVAPFDVLDGALAIASAYRFFPPHSIHVVIVDPGVGTERRPLLVRAASQYFIAPDNGVLSIVYEQNDDVVVRMLTAEHYFLHPISQTFHGRDVFAPVAGWLSKTWLPASMGDEITDFKRFSLPKPKTENGLMKGVILKVDHFGNLMTNLTTADLPEGILKSAAVQMKVNERDVKRLVANFAQGEPNEPVAIIGSSGYIEIAVNKNSAARVLAAGRGAAVTLAIS